One stretch of Streptomyces sp. 135 DNA includes these proteins:
- a CDS encoding MFS transporter: MIDEGGGGGGRRGAASAVLALACAAQFMVVLDVSVVNVALPSIENALGFDSAGLQWVVNAYALVFAGFLLLGGRLADLYGRKRVFVLGLLLFTASSLVGGLADSPGLLVAARAVQGLGAAVLAPATLTILTTTFSEGAARTRAVATWTAVSSAGGAAGNLIGGVLTDSLSWRWILLINVPIGALALAAALAFLTPDRERGRGQRLDVPGAVLATVGVGSLTYGISQIESRGWSGPTTAVALAVGVLALAAFAAVEARFARAPLMPPRLFRIRAISVGNTVMLLAGACFIPMWYFLSLYMQNVLHYGALEAGLGFLPHTLVGIAGARLAPRLMEAIGARRLIVLSAALSAAGFLWQSRATPDSGYLVGLLGPAVVMSAGMGLLITPITTTVTSGISDADAGAASGLMNATRQIGGSVGLAVLVAIAAGSGHTPAALSDDYGRAFLAMAAMLVAVVVGALALPVTRERTGAGAGRPMAGKRAR, translated from the coding sequence TTGATCGACGAGGGCGGCGGTGGCGGCGGGCGACGCGGGGCGGCCTCGGCCGTGCTGGCCCTGGCCTGCGCGGCACAGTTCATGGTGGTGCTCGACGTCTCGGTGGTGAACGTGGCACTGCCCTCGATCGAGAACGCCCTCGGCTTCGACTCCGCGGGCCTCCAGTGGGTCGTCAACGCCTACGCCCTGGTCTTCGCCGGGTTCCTCCTGCTCGGCGGCCGGCTCGCCGACCTCTACGGCCGCAAGCGCGTCTTCGTCCTCGGCCTCCTGCTCTTCACCGCGTCGAGCCTGGTGGGCGGCCTGGCCGACAGCCCCGGTCTGCTCGTCGCCGCCCGCGCGGTCCAGGGCCTCGGCGCGGCCGTGCTGGCCCCGGCGACCCTCACCATCCTCACCACCACATTCTCCGAAGGCGCCGCGCGCACCCGGGCCGTCGCCACCTGGACGGCCGTCAGCTCCGCGGGCGGTGCGGCGGGCAACCTCATCGGCGGAGTCCTCACCGATTCCCTCTCGTGGCGCTGGATCCTGCTGATCAACGTCCCGATCGGCGCCCTCGCCCTCGCCGCCGCCCTGGCGTTCCTCACCCCCGACCGCGAGCGCGGACGGGGCCAGCGCCTGGACGTCCCGGGCGCCGTCCTCGCGACGGTGGGCGTCGGCTCCCTCACCTACGGCATCTCGCAGATCGAGAGCCGCGGCTGGTCCGGCCCGACGACCGCGGTGGCGCTCGCCGTCGGCGTCCTCGCCCTTGCGGCCTTCGCCGCCGTGGAGGCACGATTCGCGCGGGCCCCCCTGATGCCGCCGCGCCTGTTCCGCATCCGCGCCATCTCCGTCGGCAATACGGTGATGCTGCTGGCCGGAGCCTGCTTCATCCCGATGTGGTACTTCCTCTCGCTCTACATGCAGAACGTCCTGCACTACGGAGCCCTTGAGGCCGGCCTCGGCTTCCTGCCGCACACCCTGGTGGGCATCGCCGGAGCGCGCCTCGCGCCGCGCCTCATGGAGGCCATCGGCGCCCGGCGGCTCATCGTGCTCAGCGCGGCCCTCTCCGCCGCCGGCTTCCTGTGGCAGAGCCGCGCCACCCCCGACAGCGGCTACCTCGTCGGCCTGCTCGGCCCCGCCGTCGTGATGTCCGCCGGGATGGGCCTGCTGATCACCCCGATCACCACCACCGTGACCTCGGGGATCAGCGATGCCGACGCGGGCGCGGCCTCCGGCCTGATGAACGCCACGCGGCAGATCGGCGGCTCCGTCGGCCTCGCCGTACTCGTCGCGATCGCGGCCGGCTCCGGGCACACGCCCGCCGCCCTCTCCGACGACTACGGCCGCGCGTTCCTCGCCATGGCGGCGATGCTCGTCGCGGTGGTCGTGGGGGCGCTCGCCCTGCCGGTGACGCGCGAGCGGACCGGGGCGGGGGCCGGGCGTCCGATGGCCGGGAAGCGGGCGCGGTGA